In Candidatus Sericytochromatia bacterium, one DNA window encodes the following:
- a CDS encoding metallophosphoesterase: MLVLNRRRFLSACAASALGMTLPLPRLAEARPSERGEGVIRFAHVTDLHFTRRVQPRYPESHRQVGRAVFELNAQDLDFVLFTGDMFHFPEDLSEEAEALRDLLRCLRHPYYCLFGNHDVEGNGLRERKRFLIRQLGDGGLAQGEGWYTFSPTAGIRFVAIDTTDTDGDAYSGWAGFLGPRQKTWLQATIQRHRDEALILAMHHPPLMPYPFLDRLRFNAADSVWLSHLVATHPQIQLVLAGHYHFAACDALRHAAVLIGPSLVEYPHAYRVFELGSPGPDGRAWLQYQWHRLARTEAFTPDLATSRAALRGLGLQGLSYGHSGGRWLKIPG; this comes from the coding sequence GTGCTTGTCCTGAACCGTCGTCGCTTCCTGTCGGCCTGCGCGGCAAGCGCGCTGGGAATGACCTTGCCACTTCCCCGCCTCGCCGAGGCAAGACCCTCCGAGCGAGGCGAAGGCGTCATCCGATTTGCGCATGTCACGGATCTGCACTTCACGCGTCGGGTCCAACCACGCTATCCCGAGAGCCATCGTCAAGTCGGACGCGCCGTGTTCGAGCTGAACGCCCAAGACCTGGATTTCGTCTTGTTCACCGGAGACATGTTCCATTTCCCCGAGGACCTGTCCGAGGAGGCGGAGGCCTTGCGGGACCTCCTGCGCTGCCTGAGGCATCCATACTACTGTCTGTTCGGCAATCACGACGTGGAAGGGAACGGATTGCGGGAGCGCAAGCGATTTTTGATTCGCCAGCTGGGCGATGGAGGCCTCGCCCAGGGGGAAGGCTGGTACACCTTCAGTCCCACCGCCGGAATCCGCTTCGTCGCCATCGATACGACGGATACCGATGGCGACGCTTACAGCGGCTGGGCGGGCTTTCTGGGTCCGAGACAAAAAACTTGGCTTCAAGCGACCATTCAGCGCCATCGGGACGAGGCCCTGATCCTGGCCATGCATCACCCCCCCCTGATGCCGTATCCATTTCTCGATCGCCTGCGCTTCAATGCCGCAGACAGTGTATGGCTATCCCATCTCGTGGCGACCCATCCGCAGATTCAACTCGTCTTGGCCGGTCATTATCATTTCGCGGCGTGTGATGCGCTCCGCCACGCCGCCGTGCTGATAGGCCCCTCACTGGTCGAATATCCGCATGCCTATCGCGTGTTCGAACTCGGAAGCCCAGGTCCCGACGGCCGGGCCTGGCTGCAGTACCAATGGCACCGTCTGGCGCGAACGGAAGCGTTCACACCTGACCTGGCCACAAGCCGTGCCGCGTTGCGCGGCCTCGGGCTACAGGGACTGAGCTATGGACACTCCGGAGGGCGCTGGTTGAAAATTCCGGGGTAG